The genomic interval TGCCGCCGACCGCGAGATGGCGTTTCAGCGTCGAGGCGAGGGCCGCGAGGTCCACCGCCGACGGATCGAACCCCGCGACGACGGTCACCGGTTTGCCGTACCGGCGGGTGTCGACGCTGATAGTGACGCGCTGCTGTGAACTGGCGAGGTCGTCCCCGAGACCGAGTTCCTCGGGGAGTCCCGTGATGTCTGTGAAATCCTGACTCAATGCGTCTAAAGAGAGGGGCTCGACGGAGAAAAGGGGTCGGTCGGCGCGTCCCGGACGGACGAGCCGGGCCGGTCCGGACCGCCGCGGCGGACTCGGAAACGACTATACACGCGGCGAGTGTTCCCTCGCACATGACGTTCCAGACGCTCGACGACATCGAGGACGGGCAGCGCGTCCTCGTCCGCCTCGACCTCAACTCGCCGGTTGAGGACGGCGAGGTACAGGACAACCGTCGCTTCGACCGCCACACCGAGACCATCCGCGAACTGATCGACCGCGACTTCGAGGTCGCTGTCATGGCCCACCAGGGCCGGCCCGGCCGGGACGACTTCGTCTCGCTCGAACAGCACGCCGACATCCTCGCGGACCACATCGACCAGGAAGTCGCCTTCGTCGACGAGACCTACGGCCCACAGGCCATCCACGACATCGCCGATCTGGAGGCCGGCGACGTGCTCGTCCTGGAGAACACCCGGATGTGCGACGACGAACTCCCCGAGGAGGACCCCGAAGTGAAGGCCCAGACCGAGTTCGTCCAGACGCTGAAAGGCGAGTTCGACGCCTACATCAACGACGCCTACTCGGCGGCCCACCGCTCGCACGCCTCGCTCGTCGGGTTCCCGCTCGTGATGGACGCCTACGCCGGCCGAGTGATGGAGACCGAGTACGAGGCAAACACCGCCATCGCCGAGAAGGAGTTCGAGGGCAACGTCACGATGGTCGTCGGCGGGACGAAAGCGACCGACGTGATCGACGTGATGACCCACTTAGACGAGAAGGTCGACGACTTCTTGCTGGGCGGAATCGCCGGCGAACTGTTCCTGCGTGCGGCGGGCGTCCCGGTCGGCTACGACATCGACGACGCGAACCTCTACGACGAGCAGTGGGAACAGAACAGCGAGAAGATCGAGGCGATGCTCGACGAACACGGCGACCAGATCACGCTGGCCGTGGACCTGGCCTACGAGGACGACGAGGGCGACCGCGCCGAACAGGCCGTCGCGGACATCGAGGAGAAGACCGTCTCGTACCTGGACGTGGGCTCTGAGACCGTCATGGAGTACTCGCCGATCATCCGCGACTCCGAGGCCGTCTTCGTGAAGGGCGCGCTCGGGATGTTCGAGGACGAACGCTTCTCGGTCGGTACCGCCGGCGTGCTCGAAGCCATCGCCGAGACCGACTGCTTCTCCGTGGTCGGCGGCGGCGACACCTCCCGCGCGATCGAGATGTACGGCATGGAAGAAGAGGAGTTCGGCCACGTCTCGATCGCGGGCGGCGCGTACATCCGTGCGCTGACCGGCGCGAAACTCGTCGGCGTCGAGGTCCTCCAGCGCTGAGAACTGCTCCCTGGCGGGGTGTTCAGGCGGTGCGTTTCGTCTCCGCGTGACGGCGGTCCCACGTGTCCTCGCGGTCGTCGGCGTCGGCGACGAACGGCCGTCGCTCCCGGGGGCGGAGCCGGGCGTGTCGCGCTGTCCAGTCGCTGTCGTCGTCGCGGGTCACTGCCGTGCCCTTCGATGGCATAGCCGCCGGTACTCCCGTCTCGGATAAATTCTTTGCGCTCGACGGTGAATAAAAGTAACTCGGATGCGAGTTACACGTTCGATCGCGTCCCCGTCCCTGCCGTCGGTGGCGACCACCGGAAACGAAGGGCTTTCCGCGCGCTCGGACCTACGAAGCGTATGTTCACCGGCATCGTCGAGGCGACCGGCGAGGTAACGGCAGTCGAAGAAGACGAGGGGGGCCGCAGGCTCCGGATCGACGCGCCGTTCGGGGAGTTCGAGCACGGTCAGTCGATCAGCGTCAGCGGCGCCTGCCTCACCGTCGAGGCGTTCGGCGACGGCTGGTTCGAGGTCTTTCTCGCCCGCGAGACGCTCGCCCGGACGTTTCTCGGTGAGATCCGCGAGGGTGACCGGGTCAACCTCGAACGGGCGATGCCCGCCGACGGCCGCTTCGACGGCCACATCGTCCAGGGGCACGTCGACGCCACCGCCGAGGTCGTCGGTATCGAACAGGAGGGAGAAGACTGGACGTTCTCCTTCTCGCTGCCCGACGCCCAGCGGGACTACCTCGTCGAGAAGGGGTCGATCACCGTCGACGGGATCAGCCTCACCGTCGCGGCCCGCGGCGACGACCACTTCGATGTCGCGATCATCCCGACGACCTACGACGAGACGACCCTCTCGGAGAAGTCGGTCGGGGACCCCGTCCACCTGGAGGTCGATGTCGTCGCCAAGTACGTCGAACAGCTCGTCTGAACGGCAGCCGCGTCGCTACTCGACCTGCGGTGCGGACTCGTCGGTCCGACCGGGCAGTTCCAGTTCCAGTTCGAGCTCCGGGTCGTCGACGCCGTCGAAGTCCACTTGCAGTTCGACGGGCTCGCCGAAGGCGAAGGGAAGCTCCCACTCGTCGGTCGTGAGGGTGAGCTCGTCGTCCTGCTGGAGCTGTTCGCCCAGGTCGACGAGAAACGCGCCCGCCTCGCTCGCGTCGAGGCGAAACGTCTGTTCGAACTCGCGGCCGGTGCGGATCGTCGTCCGTTCGGATGTATCGTCCGACATCGTCGTGGCCCTTCCCGCTGGAGACAGCTAAGCCCACCGCTTGCGCCCGCCTTCAGGGCTCGAACTCGGTCTGTTCGGCCCGGTGGTGTGAACCGTCGTCGGTGTCGTGCGCCCGGGAGTACGCCTGTCGGTACGCCCGTAGCTTCCGCACCAAGACGAGCGCGAACACCGAGTCGTAGACGACCACGAACCCGAAGAAAGCGACGAGGTAGTTGACGTTGTACACCTCCGAGAGGACGATGGTTACCGGGCTCGCCAGCGTGTTGTACGTCGCGTGGATGAGCGCCGCGATGAGCAGGCCCTTGACCACGATCGGCCCGGCGTCCTCGGGGTTGAACTTCGCCAGCCCGAGGTAGTAGCCGGCGAACGCCGAATAGATGACGTGGCCCGGCCCCGCCAGCGCCCGGATCGCGGTGATCCCGCTCGTCTCGCCGATCGTCCGGAGCGTCCCGCTGACGATCTCGGTGTTCTGGGTGATATACAGCGCGTTCTCGATGGTCGCAAAGCCCAGTCCCGCCGCGGCGCCGTACACCGCGCCGTCGATGACCGCGTCGAAGCGGTCGTCACGGAACGCGTAGAGGCGCACCGCGAGCAGTTTCACGCTCTCCTCGACGGGACCGACAACCAGGAAGAAAAAGAAG from Haloarcula pelagica carries:
- a CDS encoding amphi-Trp domain-containing protein, which translates into the protein MSDDTSERTTIRTGREFEQTFRLDASEAGAFLVDLGEQLQQDDELTLTTDEWELPFAFGEPVELQVDFDGVDDPELELELELPGRTDESAPQVE
- the yciH gene encoding stress response translation initiation inhibitor YciH, translating into MSQDFTDITGLPEELGLGDDLASSQQRVTISVDTRRYGKPVTVVAGFDPSAVDLAALASTLKRHLAVGGTVAEDRIELQGEHGDRLRAALADEGFTVET
- a CDS encoding riboflavin synthase, with the translated sequence MFTGIVEATGEVTAVEEDEGGRRLRIDAPFGEFEHGQSISVSGACLTVEAFGDGWFEVFLARETLARTFLGEIREGDRVNLERAMPADGRFDGHIVQGHVDATAEVVGIEQEGEDWTFSFSLPDAQRDYLVEKGSITVDGISLTVAARGDDHFDVAIIPTTYDETTLSEKSVGDPVHLEVDVVAKYVEQLV
- a CDS encoding PrsW family intramembrane metalloprotease; this encodes MARRRRDPVEANADPSEDLYEIADWEPRSVLDRFAHWFYHVSLRTIRWLTVLLAIVILGLQIAFGSLGAIGDQPVVAGMALLSAVPALALAAYIWYADVTTQEPLTLLVGTFLLGVLFAGFAGLLNVFIGGPVQAIGSGFGLFPPAGQFFFFFLVVGPVEESVKLLAVRLYAFRDDRFDAVIDGAVYGAAAGLGFATIENALYITQNTEIVSGTLRTIGETSGITAIRALAGPGHVIYSAFAGYYLGLAKFNPEDAGPIVVKGLLIAALIHATYNTLASPVTIVLSEVYNVNYLVAFFGFVVVYDSVFALVLVRKLRAYRQAYSRAHDTDDGSHHRAEQTEFEP
- a CDS encoding phosphoglycerate kinase, producing the protein MTFQTLDDIEDGQRVLVRLDLNSPVEDGEVQDNRRFDRHTETIRELIDRDFEVAVMAHQGRPGRDDFVSLEQHADILADHIDQEVAFVDETYGPQAIHDIADLEAGDVLVLENTRMCDDELPEEDPEVKAQTEFVQTLKGEFDAYINDAYSAAHRSHASLVGFPLVMDAYAGRVMETEYEANTAIAEKEFEGNVTMVVGGTKATDVIDVMTHLDEKVDDFLLGGIAGELFLRAAGVPVGYDIDDANLYDEQWEQNSEKIEAMLDEHGDQITLAVDLAYEDDEGDRAEQAVADIEEKTVSYLDVGSETVMEYSPIIRDSEAVFVKGALGMFEDERFSVGTAGVLEAIAETDCFSVVGGGDTSRAIEMYGMEEEEFGHVSIAGGAYIRALTGAKLVGVEVLQR